A window from Chrysemys picta bellii isolate R12L10 chromosome 2, ASM1138683v2, whole genome shotgun sequence encodes these proteins:
- the HERPUD2 gene encoding homocysteine-responsive endoplasmic reticulum-resident ubiquitin-like domain member 2 protein isoform X1 has product MDQSLVGHPVTLIIKAPNQKYTDQTISCFLDWTVGTLKTHLSKVYPSKPSTKDQRLVYSGRLLPDHLQLKDILRKQDEYHMVHLVCTSRTPPSSPKPSTSSVCHGASTSGNSSNSEHSGSTTPSPTSQESLSTSINSSSDGVRHRNLPQAQSNPVQSHQFPYLMQGNIGTQFPGQGVSTGFSMYPAFSPLQMIWWQQMYARQYYMQYQAAVSAQATSSTEPVRSAVAQPVNSEHVPANEPPAVPNVAAQENRPVNQNVQMNAQGGPVVNEEDFNRDWLDWMYTFSRAAILLSIVYFYSSFSRFVMVMGAMLLVYLHQAGWFPFRQEGGQQQAANNNAEVNPDGQNVNNPDLEEMERLMDDGIDEDSGEDAGEDGSTEQHPGFMASAWSFITTFFTSLIPEGPPQVGN; this is encoded by the exons AATACACCGACCAGACCATCAGTTGCTTCCTGGACTGGACCGTGGGCACGCTGAAAACTCACCTCTCCAAAGTCTACCCCAGTAAGCCG TCTACAAAGGATCAGAGACTGGTGTATTCTGGCAGACTGCTTCCTGATCATCTGCAGCTGAAAGATATTCTCAGAAAA CAAGATGAATATCATATGGTTCATCTAGTATGTACTTCACGGACCCCCCCAAGTTCTCCAAAACCAAGCACCAGTTCTGTGTGTCATGGAGCATCGACATCTGGCAACAGCTCA aattcAGAACATTCTGGATCAACAACTCCATCACCCACAAGCCAAGAATCTTTATCTACATCTATAAACTCTAGCTCAGATGGAGTGAGGCATCGTAACCTTCCACAAGCACAAAGCAATCCTGTGCAAAGCCACCAATTCCCATATTTAATGCAAGG CAACATAGGCACCCAGTTTCCAGGTCAAGGTGTTTCTACTGGATTTTCAATGTACCCTGCATTCAGCCCATTACAGATGATATGGTGGCAACAAATGTATGCACGTCAGTACTACATGCAATA tcaAGCTGCAGTTTCAGCCCAGGCAACATCCAGCACTGAGCCAGTCAGATCAGCCGTCGCGCAGCCTGTAAATTCAGAGCATGTTCCTGCAAATGAGCCCCCAGCAGTGCCAAACGTAGCAGCACAGGAGAACAGGCCTGTAAACCAGAATGTTCAAATGAATGCACAAGGAGGTCCAGTAGTGAATGAGGAGGACTTCAATCGAGACTGGTTAGACTGGATGTACACATTTTCTAGAGCAGCTATTCTCCTCAGCATTGTATACTTTTATTCTTCCTTCAGTCGGTTTGTCATGGTAATGGGAGCCATGCTACTGGTTTATTT ACACCAAGCTGGATGGTTCCCCTTTAGGCAAGAGGGAGGCCAGCAACAGGCAGCCAATAACAATGCAGAAGTGAACCCTGATGGACAAAATGTAAATAACCCTGACCTTGAGGAGATG gaGCGTCTTATGGATGATGGGATTGATGAAGACAGTGGAGAAGATGCAGGTGAAGATGGCAGTACAGAGCAGCATCCTGGATTCATGGCTTCAGCTTGGTCCTTCATCACCACCTTCTTCACATCGCTCATCCCTGAAGGACCTCCACAGGTTGGCAATTAG
- the HERPUD2 gene encoding homocysteine-responsive endoplasmic reticulum-resident ubiquitin-like domain member 2 protein isoform X2 — MDQSLVGHPVTLIIKAPNQKYTDQTISCFLDWTVGTLKTHLSKVYPSKPSTKDQRLVYSGRLLPDHLQLKDILRKQDEYHMVHLVCTSRTPPSSPKPSTSSVCHGASTSGNSSNSEHSGSTTPSPTSQESLSTSINSSSDGVRHRNLPQAQSNPVQSHQFPYLMQGNIGTQFPGQGVSTGFSMYPAFSPLQMIWWQQMYARQYYMQYQAAVSAQATSSTEPVRSAVAQPVNSEHVPANEPPAVPNVAAQENRPVNQNVQMNAQGGPVVNEEDFNRDWLDWMYTFSRAAILLSIVYFYSSFSRFVMVMGAMLLVYLSVLWMMGLMKTVEKMQVKMAVQSSILDSWLQLGPSSPPSSHRSSLKDLHRLAIRLKRNCARQHKKLYIEEGAESRGHFKYSAISKDLY; from the exons AATACACCGACCAGACCATCAGTTGCTTCCTGGACTGGACCGTGGGCACGCTGAAAACTCACCTCTCCAAAGTCTACCCCAGTAAGCCG TCTACAAAGGATCAGAGACTGGTGTATTCTGGCAGACTGCTTCCTGATCATCTGCAGCTGAAAGATATTCTCAGAAAA CAAGATGAATATCATATGGTTCATCTAGTATGTACTTCACGGACCCCCCCAAGTTCTCCAAAACCAAGCACCAGTTCTGTGTGTCATGGAGCATCGACATCTGGCAACAGCTCA aattcAGAACATTCTGGATCAACAACTCCATCACCCACAAGCCAAGAATCTTTATCTACATCTATAAACTCTAGCTCAGATGGAGTGAGGCATCGTAACCTTCCACAAGCACAAAGCAATCCTGTGCAAAGCCACCAATTCCCATATTTAATGCAAGG CAACATAGGCACCCAGTTTCCAGGTCAAGGTGTTTCTACTGGATTTTCAATGTACCCTGCATTCAGCCCATTACAGATGATATGGTGGCAACAAATGTATGCACGTCAGTACTACATGCAATA tcaAGCTGCAGTTTCAGCCCAGGCAACATCCAGCACTGAGCCAGTCAGATCAGCCGTCGCGCAGCCTGTAAATTCAGAGCATGTTCCTGCAAATGAGCCCCCAGCAGTGCCAAACGTAGCAGCACAGGAGAACAGGCCTGTAAACCAGAATGTTCAAATGAATGCACAAGGAGGTCCAGTAGTGAATGAGGAGGACTTCAATCGAGACTGGTTAGACTGGATGTACACATTTTCTAGAGCAGCTATTCTCCTCAGCATTGTATACTTTTATTCTTCCTTCAGTCGGTTTGTCATGGTAATGGGAGCCATGCTACTGGTTTATTT gaGCGTCTTATGGATGATGGGATTGATGAAGACAGTGGAGAAGATGCAGGTGAAGATGGCAGTACAGAGCAGCATCCTGGATTCATGGCTTCAGCTTGGTCCTTCATCACCACCTTCTTCACATCGCTCATCCCTGAAGGACCTCCACAGGTTGGCAATTAGGCTCAAGAGGAACTGTGCCAGGCAGCATAAGAAGCTGTACATAGAAGAGGGAGCTGAATCTAGGGGGCATTTTAAATACAGTGCAATTTCAAAAGATTTATATTAA